Proteins encoded by one window of Fischerella sp. PCC 9605:
- a CDS encoding AI-2E family transporter — translation MLSLHKLLQWLILTLLFPLVFLNGWLALRIFQYFQPLVTIFVLASLLAFILNYPVSLLRQRGIQRNYAVVLVFILTVVIFLALGLILLPIVLQQLNEMTKLIPQWIDSTEQKIQILNDWTVSQRLNVNFSQIFSEFVNRLPEELEGIGDRLFSIIVDTFDGISEALITVVLTFYILIDGERIWEGIFKKLPLNIAQNIQQSLQQNFQNYLIGQVTLALLMGVSQTVMFLLLKIKFGLIFGLGVGLLSLIPFGDVVSLAVITLVIALHDFWLAVKVLVLAAVIDQFIDQAIAPRLLGSITGLRPIWVIVALLLGTYIGGLLGLLIAVPVAGFIKDAIDGFTDISSNTNSVEAEKLPELLTNKSTLQ, via the coding sequence ATGCTTTCTTTGCATAAACTGCTGCAATGGTTAATTTTGACGCTGCTATTCCCTTTAGTCTTTCTCAATGGCTGGCTAGCGCTGCGAATTTTTCAATATTTTCAGCCATTAGTGACAATTTTTGTTTTAGCGTCTTTATTGGCATTTATTCTAAACTACCCCGTTTCACTTCTACGGCAAAGGGGGATACAACGCAATTATGCAGTTGTATTAGTTTTTATTTTAACAGTGGTAATTTTTTTGGCTTTGGGTCTAATTTTGTTACCAATTGTTTTACAGCAGTTGAATGAAATGACTAAACTTATCCCTCAGTGGATTGATTCCACTGAACAAAAAATTCAAATTCTGAACGATTGGACGGTGAGCCAAAGATTGAATGTTAATTTTAGTCAGATCTTCTCAGAATTTGTCAATCGTTTACCTGAAGAATTGGAAGGAATAGGAGATAGACTTTTTAGCATTATTGTAGATACATTTGATGGTATTTCCGAAGCTTTAATCACAGTTGTATTAACTTTTTATATTTTAATAGACGGTGAGAGAATTTGGGAAGGAATATTTAAGAAGTTACCTTTGAATATTGCTCAGAATATACAGCAGTCTCTTCAGCAAAATTTTCAAAATTATTTGATTGGTCAAGTTACTTTGGCATTGCTGATGGGAGTTTCACAAACTGTGATGTTTTTATTACTAAAAATCAAGTTTGGTTTAATATTTGGTTTGGGAGTCGGACTCTTAAGCTTAATTCCCTTTGGTGATGTCGTTAGTCTTGCTGTAATTACTTTAGTAATAGCCTTGCATGATTTTTGGTTAGCAGTGAAAGTTTTAGTACTTGCTGCTGTGATTGACCAGTTCATTGACCAAGCGATCGCACCCCGGCTTTTGGGTAGTATTACAGGGCTTAGACCAATCTGGGTGATCGTTGCTTTGCTTTTGGGAACTTACATTGGCGGACTGTTGGGGTTATTAATTGCTGTTCCTGTGGCTGGTTTTATCAAAGATGCCATCGATGGTTTTACTGATATATCTAGCAATACTAATTCTGTTGAAGCTGAAAAATTACCAGAGTTGTTAACGAACAAGTCAACATTGCAATAA
- a CDS encoding glycosyltransferase, giving the protein MKIAFIVNKFPVLSETFILNQITGLINRGHEVHIYGSPPDDASKFHPDVETYNLLKHTYYALSVPKNHFWRLLKGLGFIIANFNQAPLVILRSLNFFRYGRNAASLRLLYSIIPFLKVRSYDIIHCQFGIQGNQGLIYRELGAIQGKLITCFRGYDISWYVQEYGEQVYDELFIKGDFFLTNCEFFKKRIIKLGCDQNKVVVHGSGIDCSRFQFKVRKLKSDGKIRIATTGRLVEKKGIEYAIRAVAKVLKNHENVEYNIIGDGELKAHFQQVIRELGVAEHIKLLGWKNQQEIIEILDRAHIFIAPSVTAKNGNQDAPVNTLKEAMAMGLPVIGTFHGGIPELVQDGISGFLVPERDADAIAEKLSYFIEHPEIWEQMGKAGRAYVEAHYDIHKLNDELVEIYRQVLANNLYSCRVQQPQPTITTECV; this is encoded by the coding sequence ATGAAAATAGCCTTTATCGTAAACAAGTTTCCAGTTTTATCTGAAACGTTTATTCTGAACCAAATTACTGGATTAATTAATCGTGGACATGAGGTTCACATATACGGTTCTCCACCGGATGATGCTTCTAAATTTCATCCAGATGTAGAAACTTATAACTTGCTCAAGCATACCTATTATGCTCTTTCAGTTCCTAAAAATCACTTCTGGCGCTTGCTCAAAGGTCTGGGATTTATAATTGCCAATTTTAATCAAGCTCCTCTTGTAATACTGCGATCGCTCAACTTTTTTCGCTACGGTAGGAACGCAGCTTCCCTAAGATTATTGTACTCAATTATACCTTTTTTAAAGGTACGCTCGTACGATATAATCCACTGCCAATTTGGGATACAAGGCAATCAAGGATTGATTTATCGCGAACTTGGTGCTATACAAGGAAAATTAATTACTTGCTTTCGGGGCTATGATATCAGTTGGTATGTACAAGAATATGGAGAACAAGTTTATGATGAACTATTTATCAAAGGAGATTTTTTTCTTACTAACTGCGAATTTTTTAAGAAGCGAATAATTAAACTCGGCTGCGATCAAAACAAAGTAGTCGTTCATGGCTCAGGAATAGACTGTAGCCGATTTCAATTTAAAGTCAGAAAACTCAAATCGGATGGGAAAATTCGCATCGCTACGACTGGCCGCTTAGTCGAAAAAAAAGGAATAGAATATGCCATTCGTGCCGTTGCCAAAGTCTTAAAAAATCATGAAAATGTTGAGTATAATATCATCGGTGATGGAGAGTTAAAAGCACACTTTCAACAGGTTATTAGGGAACTAGGTGTTGCTGAGCACATAAAACTTCTTGGTTGGAAGAACCAGCAAGAAATTATTGAAATTCTCGATCGCGCTCATATTTTTATTGCCCCAAGCGTCACAGCAAAAAACGGAAACCAAGATGCTCCTGTCAATACCCTAAAAGAAGCAATGGCAATGGGTTTACCAGTCATAGGTACTTTCCACGGTGGTATTCCTGAACTAGTTCAAGATGGTATTTCTGGTTTTCTTGTTCCAGAAAGAGATGCAGATGCTATTGCTGAGAAATTGAGCTATTTCATCGAGCATCCAGAAATTTGGGAACAAATGGGTAAAGCAGGTCGTGCCTATGTAGAAGCACACTATGACATCCACAAACTCAACGATGAGCTAGTGGAAATTTATCGGCAAGTATTGGCGAATAATTTATACTCATGCCGGGTGCAACAACCACAACCGACAATCACTACTGAATGTGTATGA
- a CDS encoding DNA polymerase, translated as MNKPVIWVHGDCLSPYNPALQEYPDAPAIWVWDDALIEEWQLSLKRIAFIYECLLELPVTIRRGDVAQEVLTFAKEYDAKKVVTADSPSPRFEAICDEIERSLELEVFEVDPFFDYDGYIVDLKRFSRYWKVAQKYVFE; from the coding sequence ATGAATAAACCTGTTATTTGGGTACATGGGGACTGCCTAAGTCCATATAACCCTGCATTACAAGAATATCCAGACGCACCCGCTATTTGGGTTTGGGACGATGCGTTAATAGAGGAATGGCAACTGAGTCTGAAACGGATCGCTTTTATCTACGAATGCTTGCTAGAGTTACCCGTTACTATCCGGCGTGGCGACGTAGCACAAGAAGTTTTGACTTTTGCTAAAGAGTATGATGCTAAAAAAGTAGTGACAGCAGACAGTCCTAGTCCTAGATTTGAAGCTATCTGCGACGAAATTGAACGTTCTTTGGAACTGGAAGTCTTTGAGGTAGATCCGTTTTTTGACTATGACGGCTACATAGTAGACCTCAAACGCTTCTCCCGTTATTGGAAAGTTGCCCAGAAATATGTATTTGAATAA
- a CDS encoding phosphodiester glycosidase family protein, which produces MYAKYFLYISIFMLVISCLPGCQEIESNAATEISKKCIGEDKNFSISFFKTNNQGNKDARGINHVIIFNPKSATLDFKVNVGLAHQIYAKDARRRLRKEYVPKIFDELVTDENATLNGRAPLAAINADYIDTENKPQGLNISRGIEYSGDFKNKRSSFGISGGKPQQRQATIQAGRRNSNILNYHIVGGNGRFYRNGNFKDICTALGEFACKEATNRSMVAITNKGYVILLVNDSKANSDIEISEFNQELLPDMFDDVLEGIARNHCLGKIQEGMLFDGGQSPGLYYDKKFYVQNAGPIGSVFLIYKKDSS; this is translated from the coding sequence ATGTACGCTAAATATTTCTTATATATATCTATCTTTATGCTTGTAATTAGCTGTTTGCCTGGCTGTCAAGAAATTGAATCGAATGCAGCCACTGAAATATCTAAAAAATGCATTGGAGAAGATAAAAATTTTAGCATTAGCTTCTTCAAAACCAACAATCAGGGTAATAAAGATGCAAGAGGAATCAATCATGTGATAATTTTTAATCCCAAATCAGCAACATTAGATTTTAAAGTGAATGTGGGTCTGGCTCATCAAATTTATGCCAAAGATGCTCGCAGAAGGCTACGCAAAGAGTATGTACCAAAAATATTTGATGAATTAGTTACCGATGAAAATGCTACATTAAACGGACGAGCACCATTAGCAGCAATCAATGCAGATTATATAGATACTGAAAATAAACCACAGGGTTTGAATATTTCCAGAGGTATAGAGTATTCAGGAGACTTTAAAAATAAGCGTTCTTCTTTTGGCATATCAGGGGGAAAACCACAACAAAGACAAGCTACTATCCAGGCAGGAAGAAGAAATAGTAATATTCTTAATTACCATATTGTCGGAGGTAATGGCAGATTTTACCGCAATGGCAACTTCAAAGATATTTGTACTGCTTTGGGAGAATTTGCTTGTAAAGAAGCTACTAATCGTTCGATGGTAGCGATTACTAATAAAGGTTATGTAATTCTGTTGGTAAACGACTCAAAAGCAAATTCTGATATAGAAATATCTGAGTTTAATCAAGAGCTTTTACCAGATATGTTTGATGATGTGCTGGAAGGAATTGCTCGCAATCATTGTTTAGGCAAAATCCAAGAAGGAATGTTATTTGATGGAGGTCAATCTCCAGGGTTGTACTACGACAAAAAATTTTATGTACAAAATGCAGGGCCAATAGGTTCGGTATTTTTGATTTATAAAAAAGATAGTAGTTAG
- a CDS encoding helix-turn-helix domain-containing protein has protein sequence MEVKKVVEVVRDFPGLGQKIKQAREQDGRSLTQICRDCGVSRSYWYQLEAEDLRAPATEEIIRKIENALGVDLGVSFDD, from the coding sequence ATGGAAGTAAAAAAAGTAGTAGAAGTGGTTCGAGATTTTCCGGGATTAGGACAAAAGATAAAGCAGGCGAGAGAGCAAGACGGGCGATCGCTGACTCAAATATGTCGTGACTGTGGGGTGAGTCGTTCCTATTGGTATCAGTTAGAAGCCGAAGATTTGAGAGCACCAGCGACAGAAGAAATTATCCGCAAAATCGAAAATGCCTTGGGCGTAGATCTGGGAGTAAGTTTTGATGATTAA
- a CDS encoding molybdopterin molybdotransferase MoeA — MFSVKEAEAIVFNLVQPLDRQRDTEVVDLLSANSRILASPVSSQLDFPHWDNSAMDGYAVRYTDVQQASQEQPVSLEIVEDIPAGYQPQSTIQQGQAARIFTGAVMPTSADTVVMQERTRREDNRVLILAAPTKPQEFVRHRACYYKAGTQLLPAGVRLHGTEIAVLAAAQCTQVSVFRRLRVAIFSTGDELVTPDKPLQPGQIVDSNQYALAALVKQIGAEPLMLGIVPDKPDALEEAIAHAISNADVVLSSGGVSVGDYDYVERIIESLGGEIHIQAVAMKPGKPLTVATFTNQVIYFGLPGNPVSALVTFWRFVQPTIKKISGLAEGWQPKFVKARTRHQLRSDGKRETYFWGQLHLTDGVYEFQVAGGSQNSGNLINIAQTNALAVLLVGQTLISQGEEVQVLLV; from the coding sequence ATGTTCTCAGTCAAAGAAGCAGAAGCAATAGTTTTTAATTTGGTACAGCCGTTGGATCGTCAGCGGGATACAGAAGTTGTAGATTTGTTATCAGCGAATAGTCGCATTCTCGCTTCTCCCGTTTCGAGTCAACTGGACTTTCCCCATTGGGATAATTCGGCAATGGATGGTTACGCAGTGCGTTACACAGACGTACAGCAGGCTAGCCAGGAACAGCCAGTTAGTTTAGAAATTGTTGAAGATATTCCTGCTGGATATCAACCCCAATCTACTATTCAACAGGGACAGGCGGCACGGATTTTTACTGGTGCGGTAATGCCAACAAGTGCAGATACTGTGGTGATGCAGGAACGTACGCGGCGAGAGGATAACCGCGTGTTGATCTTGGCTGCACCAACGAAACCGCAAGAATTTGTCAGACATCGTGCTTGTTATTACAAAGCTGGGACACAATTGCTACCAGCAGGAGTAAGATTGCATGGGACAGAAATTGCCGTTTTAGCTGCTGCCCAGTGTACGCAAGTGAGTGTTTTCCGTCGTCTGCGCGTAGCAATTTTTTCTACTGGTGATGAACTGGTAACTCCTGACAAACCTCTGCAACCAGGGCAAATTGTAGACTCTAACCAGTATGCTTTAGCAGCTTTGGTGAAACAAATTGGGGCAGAACCGTTGATGTTGGGAATTGTCCCAGATAAACCAGATGCTCTTGAAGAAGCGATCGCCCACGCTATATCTAACGCCGATGTGGTTCTTTCTTCTGGGGGCGTCTCCGTGGGAGATTATGACTATGTTGAGCGAATTATTGAGTCTTTGGGAGGCGAAATTCATATTCAGGCTGTGGCAATGAAACCTGGTAAACCCCTCACTGTCGCTACATTTACTAATCAAGTTATCTATTTTGGTTTACCAGGAAACCCGGTTTCGGCATTGGTGACTTTTTGGCGGTTTGTGCAACCAACAATCAAAAAAATTTCTGGACTAGCAGAGGGTTGGCAACCAAAGTTTGTGAAAGCACGCACTCGTCATCAATTGCGATCGGATGGCAAACGCGAAACTTACTTTTGGGGTCAGTTGCATTTAACAGATGGAGTATATGAATTTCAGGTTGCTGGTGGAAGTCAAAATTCTGGCAATTTGATTAATATCGCGCAAACTAACGCTTTAGCTGTGCTCTTGGTGGGTCAAACATTAATTTCTCAAGGAGAAGAGGTACAAGTTTTGCTAGTCTAG
- a CDS encoding NACHT domain-containing protein: MALITVEPKIFDLMKRAYSQKFGSSAKQLSRALQKRFKDKLEDARGQNIISEKTIYNFFNDNKQTKRNEQYVNYLCAVLLEYNSYQEALQALEESEQGNSDLDKKATEEINIQEDWLDQYREYIERKCGTIQVLDMTEPVLLDSIYTPVNISENIRGRERRSIDELLVTLLEPELEADKSYDFRRLSFKLEEKVTDGLEAVKHNKRLIVFGHPGKGKTTLLKYLALYYLQNYSEEDLVVPVYISLRTFAENKELPSLSDAITREFAACISDADQLNKVVQNLLKQGKCLILLDGLDEILQADTKRVYQNIDEIVEKYPNNHFVITCRIAASEYIPLGFKKVEIASFDKNQVIKFVHNWFSNRDEHKVGDKLLEKLENNQSVKELAKTPLLLTILCWVFEDSNNFPKNRNELYSEAVDTLLRRWDASRRIERDPIYKDEKLSRPRKINMFSKIAYDGFKQKPRKVFWKKRELEEQICSYIKNIPGVEKETLDIDSQAVLKRLEANHGLLIEAANGVYSFSHLTFQEYFTAEYIVESRDNCILNEIILQHLTNPQWREVFLLIAERLENADEFFKLIFNRCNELVKSEPLQKMLTWLDKITTESGVSSSSWRALYLTIDIDVDLYISNDLKVHRTLAETLSTQLRTYNIERNKTIPTNPKCSLEMSLVVVHILASDYASSLHSAMESYSQFVRERLKLTDDSSIESKLENAISLAKTINATELANELIALQKNLPSNYDISELSVWAENLRQVMLKYLDIGYQVTLSEEDTQALQQYLYVNNLLIECIRGDNYSSANLREQIIEHMLLPSDRISSELRPSPLFR; encoded by the coding sequence ATGGCACTGATTACAGTTGAACCGAAAATATTTGATTTAATGAAGCGAGCTTATTCACAGAAATTTGGTAGTTCAGCTAAGCAATTATCGCGTGCCCTGCAAAAACGCTTTAAAGATAAATTAGAAGATGCACGCGGTCAGAATATAATTTCAGAAAAAACTATTTATAATTTTTTTAATGATAATAAACAAACAAAAAGAAACGAACAATATGTTAACTATCTATGCGCAGTATTACTAGAATATAATAGTTATCAAGAAGCATTGCAAGCATTAGAAGAATCTGAGCAAGGTAATTCTGATCTAGACAAGAAAGCTACAGAAGAAATAAATATACAAGAAGATTGGCTTGACCAGTACCGAGAATATATAGAAAGGAAATGTGGTACTATCCAAGTGCTAGATATGACCGAACCTGTACTACTAGATAGTATATACACTCCAGTCAATATTTCAGAGAATATCAGAGGAAGAGAACGGCGCTCCATAGACGAATTATTAGTTACATTATTAGAGCCTGAATTAGAGGCTGATAAAAGTTATGACTTTAGACGTCTTAGTTTTAAACTAGAAGAAAAAGTGACTGACGGTTTAGAAGCAGTCAAGCACAATAAAAGGTTGATTGTATTTGGTCATCCAGGGAAAGGAAAAACTACCCTTTTGAAGTATTTAGCACTTTACTATTTGCAAAATTATTCAGAAGAAGATTTGGTTGTACCTGTTTATATTTCTCTAAGAACTTTTGCAGAAAATAAGGAACTGCCAAGTCTGAGTGATGCAATTACTAGAGAATTTGCTGCTTGTATTTCTGATGCAGATCAATTAAATAAAGTAGTCCAAAATTTACTTAAACAAGGAAAATGTTTAATTCTTTTGGATGGCTTAGATGAGATTCTACAAGCTGATACCAAGCGGGTTTATCAAAATATTGATGAAATAGTCGAAAAATACCCAAACAATCACTTTGTTATTACTTGTCGCATAGCAGCCAGTGAATACATACCTCTAGGATTTAAGAAAGTAGAAATAGCATCTTTTGATAAAAATCAAGTCATTAAGTTCGTCCATAATTGGTTTAGCAATCGTGACGAGCACAAAGTTGGAGATAAATTATTAGAAAAACTGGAGAATAACCAATCAGTTAAAGAGTTAGCAAAAACTCCTTTATTACTAACAATTCTATGTTGGGTATTCGAGGATAGTAATAACTTTCCAAAAAATAGAAATGAACTATATTCGGAAGCAGTAGATACTCTTTTACGCAGATGGGATGCTAGCCGTCGAATAGAACGCGATCCAATCTACAAAGATGAGAAGTTATCCCGTCCTCGTAAAATTAATATGTTTAGCAAGATTGCATACGATGGTTTTAAACAAAAACCACGTAAAGTTTTCTGGAAAAAACGGGAATTAGAAGAACAAATTTGTAGCTATATTAAAAATATTCCAGGTGTGGAAAAAGAAACCTTGGATATCGACAGCCAAGCTGTGTTAAAAAGACTTGAAGCAAATCATGGACTTTTGATTGAGGCTGCTAATGGAGTTTACTCTTTCTCACACTTGACTTTCCAAGAATATTTCACTGCTGAGTATATAGTGGAAAGTCGAGATAATTGTATTCTCAACGAAATCATTTTACAACACCTAACTAACCCTCAATGGCGAGAAGTTTTTCTCTTGATTGCAGAAAGATTGGAAAATGCTGATGAGTTTTTCAAACTTATCTTTAACCGATGCAATGAACTTGTAAAAAGTGAGCCATTGCAAAAAATGTTGACTTGGTTAGACAAAATTACGACTGAATCTGGAGTCTCATCGAGTTCATGGAGAGCTTTATATCTAACTATAGATATAGATGTTGATTTGTACATAAGTAACGATCTAAAGGTTCATCGCACTCTCGCAGAAACTCTCTCTACTCAACTTAGGACTTATAATATAGAACGCAATAAAACTATACCGACTAACCCCAAATGTTCGCTGGAAATGAGTTTAGTTGTTGTTCATATCTTGGCTAGTGATTACGCTTCTTCATTACATTCTGCGATGGAATCATACAGCCAATTTGTCCGAGAACGCCTCAAGCTCACAGACGACTCTAGTATTGAATCTAAGTTAGAAAATGCTATTTCACTTGCTAAGACGATTAATGCTACTGAACTAGCTAACGAATTGATAGCTTTACAAAAGAATCTGCCATCTAACTATGACATTTCAGAACTTTCTGTATGGGCAGAAAATTTGCGGCAAGTTATGCTCAAGTATTTAGATATTGGCTATCAAGTAACGTTATCAGAAGAAGATACTCAAGCGCTACAACAGTATCTCTATGTCAATAATCTGCTCATCGAATGCATCCGAGGAGATAACTATTCTAGTGCAAATTTGCGCGAACAGATTATCGAGCATATGTTACTACCGAGCGATCGCATTTCCTCTGAGTTACGCCCCTCTCCATTGTTTAGGTAA
- a CDS encoding class I SAM-dependent methyltransferase, which yields MTQQLELNDYKQQIADLYSRRSHNYDESDWHLQIAHRLVEYTQIISGQQVLDIATGTGMVAIEAAQIVGSEGRVVGVDISAGMLEQATRKIEALGLSNIELHLADAETLNFPANSFDRILCSSALIWMADIPATLRLWYQFLKPDGLIGFHGFADTAFIAGVVMKEVCKKYGVSLTYNDITGTADKCYNLLASAGFEEIEVKVEQYGSYISLEQAKQMWMGGSNNPTPGQFPNPLSQLSSLALEQAKARFDAELEALVTDQGIWNDITVFFTFGRKPANKG from the coding sequence ATGACTCAACAACTTGAGTTGAATGATTACAAGCAACAAATAGCGGATCTATACAGCCGCAGAAGTCACAATTACGATGAAAGCGATTGGCATCTTCAGATTGCTCATCGTTTAGTAGAATATACCCAAATCATTTCTGGACAGCAGGTTTTGGACATTGCCACTGGCACAGGTATGGTTGCGATTGAAGCAGCTCAAATTGTCGGTTCAGAAGGTCGGGTAGTCGGTGTAGACATTTCGGCTGGGATGCTTGAACAAGCAACACGCAAGATAGAAGCATTAGGTTTGAGCAATATTGAACTTCACTTAGCTGATGCTGAAACATTGAATTTTCCAGCTAACAGCTTTGATCGGATTTTGTGTTCATCTGCACTGATTTGGATGGCAGATATTCCAGCCACTTTACGCCTTTGGTATCAATTTCTCAAACCCGATGGTTTAATTGGCTTTCATGGATTTGCAGATACCGCTTTTATTGCAGGTGTTGTGATGAAGGAGGTTTGCAAAAAATATGGTGTTTCATTGACATACAACGACATCACAGGCACAGCCGATAAGTGTTATAACTTACTTGCCTCAGCAGGCTTTGAGGAAATTGAGGTCAAAGTCGAGCAATATGGTAGCTATATCAGTTTAGAGCAGGCTAAGCAAATGTGGATGGGAGGCTCTAATAACCCCACACCTGGACAATTTCCCAATCCGCTTTCACAACTTTCATCCCTGGCGCTGGAACAAGCCAAGGCTCGATTTGATGCAGAACTAGAAGCATTAGTAACAGACCAAGGCATTTGGAACGATATCACAGTCTTTTTTACTTTCGGTCGTAAGCCAGCAAACAAAGGTTAA
- a CDS encoding cytochrome b/b6 domain-containing protein: protein MTLSATSKRRKLPTQAIGAKIFHWINIISLFIMLTSGLQIYNANPVFGGRLGWHIPPIFTLGGWLAGGRHWHFAAMWLFSLNLFWYGFYILITRRWQHRFVGANDIKALQKTQNSKRLVYAWHRIVYTSIIPILLLAIFTGIGMYKPAQFPWIVDMFGSWQGLRIIHFSSVPLAIVFAIVHSWLGRKAGGSELTDSMFW, encoded by the coding sequence ATGACTTTGAGCGCTACCTCTAAACGTCGAAAATTACCAACCCAAGCAATAGGAGCTAAAATTTTCCACTGGATTAACATCATTAGCCTATTTATCATGCTCACCAGTGGACTACAAATTTATAATGCTAACCCTGTTTTTGGTGGAAGGTTAGGTTGGCATATTCCGCCCATATTTACTTTGGGCGGTTGGTTAGCAGGAGGTAGACACTGGCATTTTGCAGCCATGTGGCTTTTCTCGCTCAACCTTTTTTGGTATGGATTTTATATTTTAATTACCCGTCGCTGGCAACATCGGTTTGTTGGTGCTAATGACATCAAGGCATTACAAAAAACTCAGAATTCCAAGCGCCTTGTTTATGCTTGGCATCGCATCGTTTATACGAGTATTATTCCGATTCTTTTGCTAGCAATATTTACAGGTATAGGAATGTATAAACCAGCTCAATTTCCTTGGATTGTGGATATGTTTGGCAGTTGGCAAGGACTGCGAATCATTCATTTTTCTTCAGTACCACTCGCGATCGTCTTTGCGATCGTTCACTCCTGGTTAGGAAGAAAAGCCGGCGGTTCGGAATTGACGGATTCAATGTTTTGGTGA
- a CDS encoding molybdopterin-dependent oxidoreductase, with protein MPVYRPKLTRRQILQISGLTGINFILGGCGVPILEDVVGKVSEPLNQKVETLIFKAQKPVPEFNESEIQPEALIINSFRGTPIIDPTNYRLVVDGEVNNPLTLGMAEIQDLPLVSMIIRHVCVEGWAAIVQWGGVRLQELVALAQPRDNVKYAYFQSADGYYSSWDIASALHPQTLLAYQKNGKPLPTENGAPLRLASPIKLGYKQSKWVTRVTLVSHLFPRKGYWEDQGYEWFAGL; from the coding sequence ATGCCTGTATATCGTCCTAAATTAACACGCCGTCAAATTTTACAAATTTCTGGATTAACTGGTATTAATTTTATTCTCGGTGGCTGTGGTGTCCCGATATTAGAAGATGTTGTGGGCAAAGTCTCGGAACCGCTGAATCAGAAGGTAGAGACATTAATATTCAAAGCGCAAAAGCCAGTACCGGAATTCAATGAGAGTGAGATTCAACCCGAGGCTTTAATAATCAATAGCTTTAGAGGTACTCCTATTATTGATCCAACTAACTATCGTTTGGTTGTTGACGGTGAGGTGAACAATCCCCTTACTCTCGGCATGGCAGAAATCCAAGATTTGCCTCTGGTTTCAATGATTATTCGTCATGTTTGCGTGGAAGGTTGGGCGGCGATCGTGCAATGGGGAGGCGTACGTCTGCAAGAACTTGTTGCTCTTGCCCAGCCCAGAGATAATGTCAAATATGCCTACTTTCAATCAGCGGATGGCTATTATTCTAGCTGGGATATTGCTTCGGCACTTCATCCTCAGACTTTGCTGGCTTATCAAAAAAACGGTAAACCTCTACCCACAGAAAATGGTGCGCCCTTGCGTTTGGCTTCCCCGATTAAACTCGGTTATAAGCAGAGTAAATGGGTAACTCGGGTTACGCTAGTGAGTCATTTGTTTCCGCGAAAGGGGTACTGGGAGGATCAAGGTTACGAATGGTTTGCTGGACTGTAG